The Rhodothermales bacterium genome includes a region encoding these proteins:
- a CDS encoding glycoside hydrolase family 3 N-terminal domain-containing protein has translation MVHPRSTRAICAFAMILVFAGRLQAQDAPAPLYRNAAAPIDQRVEDLLGRMTLEEKVGQMQSLWQGKAAITDAEGRFDPTNAPEWFRIGIGRIERPADGHTARGSAEFTNAIQRWVIDNTRLGIPVLFHDEALHGVQGAQATSYPQAIALASTWNPDLLERIFAGVASEARARGAQQVLAPVVDVAREPRWGRIEETYGEDPYLAAQMGIAAVRGFQGAGAPIHAPHVIATLKHMAGHGQPESGMNIGPANFSERVLRDVFFYPFETVIREAGPLSLMPSYNEIDGIPSHGNTWMLKEVLREEWGFDGVIVSDWEAIRQMINRHHVAADHAEAARRALAATVDIELPDIQTYYTLVDEVRAGRVPESAIDTAVRRLLKAKFLVGLFEHPFVDPDEADAISGAASFRPLALEAAQQAITLLKNDNGLLPLRADRLKRVAVIGPHAAEVLLGGYAGRPRHTVSIYQGLQEKLAGQAEVVYAEGVRITEDTFTDEPQPHMQGERSYPRWNSDAVQWTDPRTNRDRIARAVAQARRSDVAIVVVGDNEKTSREAWAENHLGDRSDIGLPGQQAELVRAIVATGKPVVLVLIHGSPLAIPDVVDSVPAILDGWYLGQETGTAVADALFGDINPGGKLPLTIPRDIGQLPMFYNHKPSWGRGYLTGSTEPLFPFGYGLSYTTFGYANLRLEADAIGRYGATRVMVDVTNTGDRAGDEVVQLYIRDQVSRVARPVKELRGFRRITLQPGETQTVSFEIGPDALSYHGLHMERVVEPGAFDVMVGGNSADLQTLVLTVTE, from the coding sequence ATGGTACACCCCCGTTCCACCCGCGCCATCTGCGCCTTCGCGATGATCCTGGTTTTCGCCGGCCGCCTCCAGGCCCAGGATGCGCCGGCCCCCCTCTACCGGAATGCCGCCGCGCCGATCGACCAGCGCGTGGAGGATCTGCTCGGACGCATGACGCTCGAAGAAAAAGTCGGCCAGATGCAGAGTCTGTGGCAGGGCAAGGCCGCCATCACCGACGCCGAGGGCCGTTTCGACCCGACCAACGCGCCGGAGTGGTTTCGGATCGGGATCGGCCGCATCGAACGCCCGGCCGACGGCCATACGGCCCGGGGCTCCGCGGAGTTTACGAACGCGATCCAGCGCTGGGTGATCGACAACACGCGGCTCGGCATCCCGGTGCTGTTTCACGATGAAGCCCTCCACGGCGTGCAGGGTGCGCAGGCGACGAGTTATCCGCAGGCGATCGCGCTGGCCAGCACGTGGAATCCGGACCTGCTGGAACGCATCTTCGCCGGCGTCGCGTCCGAGGCGCGCGCCCGCGGCGCCCAGCAGGTGCTGGCCCCGGTCGTCGATGTCGCCCGCGAGCCGCGCTGGGGACGCATCGAGGAGACATACGGCGAGGACCCCTACCTCGCGGCGCAGATGGGCATCGCGGCGGTGCGCGGCTTCCAGGGCGCCGGCGCGCCGATCCACGCGCCGCACGTCATCGCCACACTCAAACACATGGCCGGACACGGGCAGCCGGAGTCGGGCATGAACATCGGGCCGGCCAACTTCTCCGAGCGCGTGCTGCGCGACGTATTCTTCTATCCGTTCGAGACGGTCATCCGCGAGGCGGGGCCGCTCAGCCTCATGCCGTCCTACAATGAAATCGACGGCATTCCCTCCCACGGCAATACCTGGATGCTCAAGGAGGTGCTCCGCGAGGAATGGGGCTTCGACGGCGTCATCGTGTCCGACTGGGAGGCGATCCGCCAGATGATCAACCGGCATCATGTGGCGGCGGATCATGCCGAGGCCGCCCGCCGCGCGCTGGCCGCCACCGTGGACATCGAACTGCCGGACATCCAGACCTACTACACACTGGTGGATGAGGTGCGCGCCGGCCGCGTGCCGGAATCGGCGATCGACACCGCCGTTCGCCGGCTGCTGAAGGCCAAATTCCTCGTCGGGCTCTTCGAGCATCCCTTCGTCGACCCGGACGAAGCCGACGCGATCAGCGGCGCCGCCTCCTTCCGCCCGCTGGCGCTGGAAGCGGCGCAACAGGCGATCACGCTCCTCAAGAACGACAACGGCCTGCTCCCGCTGCGGGCCGACCGGCTGAAACGGGTCGCGGTCATCGGGCCCCATGCGGCGGAAGTGCTGCTCGGCGGCTACGCCGGCCGGCCGCGCCACACCGTGAGCATCTACCAGGGGCTGCAAGAGAAACTGGCCGGCCAGGCCGAGGTCGTCTATGCCGAAGGCGTCCGCATCACGGAAGACACCTTTACGGATGAGCCGCAACCGCATATGCAGGGCGAGCGGTCGTATCCCCGGTGGAACAGCGACGCCGTGCAGTGGACCGATCCGCGCACCAACCGGGACCGCATCGCGCGCGCCGTCGCGCAGGCCCGCCGGAGCGACGTGGCGATCGTGGTCGTTGGCGACAACGAGAAGACCTCGCGCGAGGCGTGGGCGGAGAACCACCTCGGCGACCGGTCCGACATCGGCCTGCCGGGGCAGCAGGCCGAACTCGTCCGCGCCATCGTCGCGACGGGCAAGCCGGTCGTGCTCGTACTCATCCACGGCAGCCCGCTGGCGATCCCCGACGTGGTGGACTCGGTGCCGGCGATCCTCGACGGCTGGTATCTCGGCCAGGAAACGGGCACGGCGGTAGCGGACGCCCTGTTCGGCGACATCAACCCGGGCGGCAAGCTGCCGCTGACCATCCCGCGCGACATCGGACAGCTCCCGATGTTCTATAACCACAAACCCTCCTGGGGCCGCGGCTATCTGACCGGATCCACCGAACCGCTCTTTCCCTTCGGCTACGGGCTCTCGTACACCACGTTCGGCTACGCCAACCTCCGGCTGGAGGCCGACGCGATCGGCCGCTACGGCGCCACCCGGGTGATGGTGGATGTGACGAATACCGGCGACCGCGCCGGCGACGAGGTGGTGCAGCTCTACATCCGGGACCAGGTGAGCCGGGTGGCCCGGCCGGTCAAGGAGTTGCGCGGGTTCCGCCGCATCACGCTCCAGCCCGGAGAGACGCAGACGGTGTCCTTCGAGATCGGGCCGGACGCGTTGTCCTATCACGGCCTTCATATGGAGCGCGTCGTCGAGCCGGGGGCCTTCGATGTGATGGTCGGCGGCAACTCGGCGGACCTGCAGACCCTCGTACTCACTGTAACCGAATAA
- a CDS encoding S8 family serine peptidase, whose translation MKNLPPARSRIALVILVALFLSPSFLQGCDTVETTGVAGDQATPEAVPESNGPKFRNSHLLENAIRDREGAGKSGSASLGLVVAINAQNVVDRYQVLDRYQVLDRYQVLDRYEYNEGFDGFAITVSDRQGLEDYYAFLDQLEQDPDILWYEPDYSVETPTSSTAFGSFNQVVPWSVAAIGGRDSWTRSGDGSGSVDVDVFILDSGIGSGLTGTSWIDDMNLASNLDFRGGFLPKPADGIGHGSHIAGIIGAIDDNDGLVGVAPGARLHNLRVLNDNGQTDVSVVIAAMEHVIRYKRNAPSKPMVVNLSLGEHVGNNGYTGLDLVVKKAIEQKITVVVAAGNQGVTASNVTPAHVQDAITVGAYDVNGVFATFSNSGPMVDILAPGVNVMSFGRTPLDAPVNMSGTSMAAAHVTGAAALYLGQNPTATPEQVRDALLGMAKTFVTGTPNNTTRKSVWVAQPPVYAKMVAKKSQKCIDIPGGSMDPLAELIQWSCHGGDNQRWNLVSAGDGYYHIVSKHSQQCMDVMGGSSSDGAKVIQYGCHGDDNQRWKKVDAGSGYFQLRAAHSNKCLTVMSSSSSDGASIEQRGCSLFGGDNQKWKFVE comes from the coding sequence ATGAAAAATCTACCCCCGGCGCGCTCCCGTATCGCCCTGGTCATTCTGGTCGCCCTGTTTCTCAGCCCTTCCTTCCTGCAGGGCTGCGATACGGTGGAAACGACCGGCGTTGCCGGCGACCAAGCCACGCCAGAAGCCGTCCCTGAAAGCAATGGGCCCAAATTCAGGAACTCCCATCTGTTGGAGAACGCCATTCGTGATCGAGAAGGGGCTGGAAAAAGCGGAAGCGCCAGCCTCGGCCTCGTGGTGGCCATCAACGCCCAGAATGTAGTCGATCGCTACCAGGTGCTGGATCGCTATCAGGTGCTGGATCGCTATCAGGTGCTCGACCGGTACGAGTACAACGAAGGATTCGACGGCTTCGCCATCACCGTCAGCGACCGCCAGGGGCTCGAAGACTATTACGCCTTCCTCGATCAGCTCGAGCAGGATCCGGACATCTTATGGTACGAGCCGGACTACAGTGTCGAGACGCCGACGAGTTCGACCGCTTTCGGGTCGTTCAATCAGGTCGTTCCGTGGAGCGTGGCGGCGATCGGCGGAAGGGACAGCTGGACGCGATCGGGCGACGGTTCCGGATCGGTCGATGTGGACGTGTTCATCCTGGACAGCGGCATCGGATCCGGTCTGACGGGCACTTCGTGGATCGACGACATGAACCTGGCGTCGAATCTGGACTTCCGCGGCGGATTTCTGCCCAAGCCGGCTGACGGCATTGGCCATGGATCGCACATCGCCGGCATCATCGGCGCCATTGACGACAACGACGGCCTCGTCGGTGTCGCCCCCGGCGCGCGCCTCCACAATCTGCGTGTGCTGAACGACAATGGGCAGACCGACGTGTCGGTCGTGATCGCGGCCATGGAGCATGTCATCCGCTACAAGCGCAACGCCCCCTCCAAACCGATGGTGGTCAACCTGAGCCTCGGCGAGCATGTCGGTAATAACGGGTACACCGGGCTTGATCTCGTGGTGAAAAAGGCGATCGAACAGAAGATTACGGTGGTGGTCGCCGCCGGCAATCAGGGTGTAACTGCCTCGAACGTAACGCCTGCGCACGTTCAGGACGCCATCACGGTGGGCGCATACGATGTGAATGGCGTGTTTGCCACCTTCTCCAACTCGGGTCCGATGGTGGACATCCTCGCGCCGGGCGTCAACGTGATGTCGTTCGGCAGGACGCCGCTCGATGCGCCGGTCAATATGAGCGGCACCTCGATGGCGGCGGCGCATGTGACGGGTGCAGCGGCGCTCTATCTGGGGCAAAATCCGACCGCCACGCCGGAGCAGGTGCGCGACGCCCTGCTGGGTATGGCCAAGACGTTCGTCACGGGCACGCCGAACAACACGACCAGGAAGTCGGTCTGGGTCGCTCAGCCCCCCGTCTATGCGAAAATGGTGGCCAAAAAGAGCCAGAAATGTATCGACATCCCCGGCGGTTCGATGGACCCGCTGGCGGAACTGATCCAGTGGTCGTGCCACGGCGGCGACAACCAGCGCTGGAATCTGGTCTCGGCCGGCGATGGATACTACCATATCGTGTCGAAACACAGCCAGCAGTGTATGGACGTCATGGGCGGTTCCTCGTCCGACGGCGCCAAGGTCATCCAGTACGGCTGCCACGGCGACGACAACCAGCGCTGGAAAAAGGTGGATGCGGGCAGCGGGTACTTCCAGCTTCGCGCGGCGCACAGCAACAAGTGCCTCACCGTCATGTCTTCCAGCTCGTCGGATGGCGCATCGATCGAACAGCGCGGCTGCTCGCTCTTCGGTGGCGACAATCAGAAATGGAAATTCGTCGAGTGA
- a CDS encoding ATP-binding protein has protein sequence MLRHVLKGVLYLTCIAGISARIAWGQSVMPPPLPANKALTQFVLSSWNRDDGLPQNTVSTVAQTTDGYIWFGTQEGLVRFDGVELKVYDANATGTIYSNTVRSLLGDRNGDLWIGTQAGGILRYHDQTFTPVDSLVDGRITGLLQRRNGDILVSTQEAFFSIRDTLVTAITGYDGGIVGALLEDTRSDAVWIGTLDGQIIRLADGVFSRPFPLDVLESAPISSLAQSTMGALWVGTKKSGLFRITEGRVEHFSTREGLPSDNISVLLTDSDNQLWVGTNDAGIFRMPSTPVLPVPDRDRLTQDEGLTSNSIRSLMIDREGSLWIGVDAGGVNQLHESKVTPITHYQGLPDEHVYPIYVEPSGVSWFGTEKGALRLDLDGSTTIYDQKNGMPADFVLSFAGTPDGSVWLGTTNGLVRMRNSAMQVYTSNDGLPDNSIFGLYTDRAGQLWIATSGGASRFDGRTFTTYSTDDGLTSNYVTVFLEDHEGALWIGTYDGGLNRLKDGTIVPLTKEEGLSTDGILSLHEDGAGVLWVGTYGGGLNRIEDGVITVITSSEGLFNDKVFQILEDESRRLWISSNIGLYTISRDEVAALAAGRIDRITSQVYDRHDGLLSQEFTGGIQPAGWQSSDGRLWFPTDRGAVVVSPSHMRFNAQPPPVAIRHVGVNTELRFDGTSYTLPAGTSRLEIDYTALTFVSPTETTYRYILEGEDDDWIEAGTQRTAHYRNLAPGAYTFRVIARNADGVWSEAPATFTFYLEPFFYQTVWFYLIIGLIIFLAIIGGHKLSVAKLVARERELAFLVAERTHDLQVEKEKTEEAKAVIEAQADKLRELDRFKTRFFANVSHEFRTPLTMIIGPIENALNGTYGAVDDRLGRQLDIMRRNALRLMRLINQLLDLSKLEAGKMQLRTRPLDIVRFLQDVMLTVSPFAEKKGIELAFSSSHPTAEVYFEPDKFEKVFYNLLSNATKFTPTGGRIAMTVTRLDDADGRLEVRVQDTGRGIPADHLPHIFDRFHQVDGSNTREHEGTGIGLALVKEMIEIHGGSVRVESEPGAGTTFIITLQTGAGHLAQDQITANTEDGYEPQAGVAFDEAHKTPETPQAPRPKRVAPASAPVVLVVDDNPDLRDYLESILAEHYRVVQACDGVEGLDTARAIRPDLIVSDVMMPRMDGHAMCRAIKQDEALCHTPLILLTARATSEMMLEGLEEGADDYMAKPFNARELLARVRNLLMMREQQLLLSRSNEALRESNDHLTRANETLIQRTAELIEALAQNNEILGVASHDLKNPLAGIIGLAELILESIRDSTDDDMKAEALECITLLHSEAARMLRIIKELLDKHREGEQLALNKEHIDLNDIIETALRWNHQQAIHKQIDIHFARASSVAVEVDVDAIMRVVDNLVSNAVKYSPPGSQVWVGLEHENNGAILRVRDEGPGLTQEDLDRVFGKGQQLSAKPTGGEHSTGLGLYIVKQLIEQHEGEVGVESVAGEGATFWFRLPVLEPETQTAS, from the coding sequence ATGCTCCGTCACGTTCTGAAAGGCGTCTTATACCTGACGTGTATCGCCGGGATAAGTGCGCGCATCGCCTGGGGACAATCGGTCATGCCGCCGCCGCTGCCGGCGAACAAGGCACTGACGCAGTTTGTGCTTTCTTCGTGGAACAGGGACGACGGCCTGCCCCAGAACACCGTCAGCACCGTGGCACAAACGACGGATGGGTACATCTGGTTTGGCACCCAGGAAGGACTCGTTCGCTTCGACGGGGTCGAGCTCAAGGTTTACGATGCGAACGCCACGGGGACGATCTACTCCAACACCGTCAGATCGCTGCTCGGCGACCGCAACGGCGACCTGTGGATCGGCACCCAGGCCGGCGGCATCCTCCGGTATCACGACCAGACCTTCACGCCGGTCGACAGCCTCGTCGACGGACGCATCACCGGCCTGCTTCAACGGCGCAACGGCGATATCCTGGTATCGACCCAGGAGGCCTTCTTTTCAATCAGGGACACCCTCGTCACCGCCATCACGGGATATGACGGCGGCATCGTCGGCGCGCTTCTCGAAGACACCCGGTCCGACGCCGTCTGGATCGGCACGCTCGACGGGCAGATCATCCGGCTTGCCGACGGCGTGTTCAGCCGCCCCTTCCCGCTCGACGTGCTGGAATCCGCCCCCATCTCCTCGCTCGCGCAATCCACGATGGGCGCGCTCTGGGTGGGCACCAAAAAGAGCGGCCTGTTCCGGATCACGGAAGGGCGTGTCGAGCATTTCAGCACCAGGGAAGGCTTGCCGAGCGACAACATCAGCGTGCTGCTGACCGACTCGGACAATCAGCTCTGGGTCGGCACCAACGACGCCGGCATCTTCCGCATGCCCTCCACACCCGTTCTGCCGGTACCCGACCGGGATCGCCTGACGCAGGACGAAGGGTTGACGAGCAATAGCATCCGGTCGTTGATGATCGACCGCGAAGGCAGCCTGTGGATCGGCGTCGACGCCGGCGGCGTCAACCAGTTGCACGAAAGCAAGGTGACGCCGATCACCCACTATCAGGGCCTGCCCGACGAACACGTCTACCCCATCTACGTCGAACCCTCCGGCGTGTCGTGGTTTGGAACGGAAAAAGGCGCCCTCCGGCTCGACCTCGACGGCAGCACCACGATCTACGATCAGAAAAACGGCATGCCGGCCGATTTCGTCCTCTCGTTCGCCGGCACGCCCGACGGCAGCGTGTGGCTCGGCACGACGAACGGCCTCGTCCGTATGCGCAACAGCGCCATGCAGGTCTATACCTCCAACGACGGATTGCCGGACAACAGCATCTTCGGCCTGTACACGGATCGGGCGGGGCAACTCTGGATCGCCACGAGCGGCGGCGCGTCACGTTTCGACGGCCGCACCTTTACCACGTATTCCACGGACGACGGGCTCACGAGCAACTACGTCACCGTTTTCCTGGAAGACCATGAAGGGGCCCTGTGGATCGGCACGTACGACGGCGGGCTGAACCGGCTCAAGGACGGGACGATCGTGCCCCTCACCAAGGAGGAAGGGCTGTCGACCGATGGCATCCTGTCCTTGCACGAAGACGGCGCCGGCGTGCTCTGGGTGGGCACCTACGGCGGCGGGCTCAATCGCATCGAAGACGGCGTCATCACGGTCATCACGAGCAGCGAGGGCCTGTTCAACGACAAGGTTTTCCAGATCCTCGAAGACGAGAGCCGGCGGCTGTGGATCAGTTCGAACATCGGGCTTTACACCATCTCGCGCGATGAGGTCGCCGCTCTTGCAGCCGGCCGCATCGACCGGATCACCTCCCAGGTCTACGACCGGCACGACGGGTTGCTGAGCCAGGAATTCACCGGCGGCATCCAGCCCGCCGGCTGGCAATCCAGCGACGGCCGGCTCTGGTTCCCTACCGACCGCGGCGCCGTGGTGGTGTCGCCCTCCCACATGCGCTTTAACGCGCAGCCGCCCCCCGTCGCCATCCGCCACGTAGGCGTCAATACCGAACTGCGCTTCGACGGCACCTCCTACACCCTGCCGGCCGGGACCAGCCGGCTCGAGATCGACTACACCGCGCTGACGTTCGTATCGCCCACCGAAACGACGTATCGCTATATCCTGGAAGGCGAGGACGACGACTGGATCGAGGCCGGCACGCAGCGCACGGCGCACTACCGAAACCTGGCGCCGGGCGCCTACACGTTCCGCGTGATCGCCCGAAACGCCGACGGCGTATGGAGCGAAGCACCCGCGACATTCACGTTTTACCTGGAGCCGTTCTTTTACCAGACGGTCTGGTTCTACCTCATCATCGGCCTGATCATCTTCCTGGCGATCATCGGAGGCCACAAACTCAGCGTCGCCAAGCTCGTCGCCCGCGAGCGCGAGCTGGCGTTCCTCGTCGCCGAGCGCACGCACGACCTGCAGGTCGAGAAAGAAAAAACCGAAGAGGCCAAGGCCGTCATCGAAGCGCAGGCGGACAAGCTCCGCGAGCTGGACCGCTTCAAGACGCGGTTCTTCGCGAACGTCTCGCACGAATTCCGGACCCCGCTCACGATGATCATCGGCCCGATTGAGAATGCGCTCAACGGAACGTACGGAGCGGTCGACGACCGGCTGGGCCGGCAGCTGGACATCATGCGCCGCAACGCGCTCCGCCTGATGCGGCTCATCAACCAGCTGCTCGACCTCTCCAAGCTCGAAGCCGGCAAGATGCAGCTCAGGACGCGGCCGCTGGATATCGTGCGGTTCCTGCAAGACGTCATGCTCACCGTCTCGCCGTTCGCGGAGAAAAAAGGCATCGAGCTCGCCTTCTCCTCCAGCCACCCCACCGCCGAGGTGTATTTCGAGCCGGACAAGTTCGAGAAGGTCTTCTACAACCTGCTCTCGAACGCGACCAAGTTCACCCCGACGGGCGGCCGCATCGCGATGACCGTCACCCGGCTGGACGACGCCGACGGCCGGCTCGAAGTCCGCGTCCAGGATACCGGCAGGGGCATTCCCGCCGACCATCTCCCGCACATCTTCGACCGTTTCCATCAGGTGGACGGGTCCAACACCCGCGAGCACGAGGGCACGGGCATCGGCCTGGCGCTGGTCAAGGAGATGATCGAGATCCACGGCGGCAGCGTGCGCGTGGAAAGCGAGCCGGGCGCCGGCACGACGTTTATCATTACCCTGCAGACGGGCGCCGGCCATCTGGCGCAGGATCAGATCACGGCGAATACGGAAGACGGCTACGAGCCCCAGGCCGGCGTGGCGTTCGACGAAGCGCACAAGACGCCCGAAACGCCCCAGGCGCCGCGCCCGAAACGCGTCGCGCCCGCATCGGCGCCGGTCGTGCTCGTGGTAGACGACAACCCCGACCTGCGCGATTATCTCGAAAGCATCCTGGCCGAACACTACCGCGTCGTCCAGGCCTGCGATGGCGTGGAAGGGCTCGACACCGCGCGAGCCATCCGCCCCGACCTGATCGTGAGCGATGTGATGATGCCCCGCATGGACGGCCACGCCATGTGCCGGGCCATCAAGCAGGACGAAGCGCTGTGCCACACGCCGCTCATCCTCCTCACGGCGCGCGCCACGAGCGAAATGATGCTCGAAGGTCTCGAGGAAGGCGCGGACGATTACATGGCCAAGCCGTTCAACGCGCGCGAACTGCTGGCGCGCGTGCGCAACCTGCTCATGATGCGCGAGCAGCAGCTGCTGCTCAGCCGTTCCAACGAGGCGCTGCGCGAATCGAACGACCACCTCACCCGCGCCAACGAGACGCTGATTCAGCGCACGGCGGAACTGATTGAGGCACTGGCGCAGAACAACGAAATCCTGGGCGTGGCGTCGCACGACCTCAAGAACCCGCTCGCCGGCATCATCGGTCTCGCCGAACTGATCCTCGAAAGCATCCGGGATTCGACGGACGACGACATGAAGGCCGAGGCGCTCGAATGCATCACCCTGCTGCATTCCGAGGCGGCGCGGATGCTGCGCATCATCAAGGAACTGCTGGACAAGCACCGCGAGGGCGAACAGCTCGCGCTCAACAAAGAGCACATCGATCTCAACGACATCATCGAGACGGCGCTGCGGTGGAACCATCAGCAGGCCATCCACAAGCAGATCGACATCCATTTCGCCCGGGCTTCCAGCGTAGCGGTGGAGGTCGATGTCGACGCGATCATGCGCGTGGTCGACAACCTGGTCTCCAACGCCGTCAAGTACAGCCCGCCCGGAAGCCAGGTGTGGGTGGGATTGGAGCACGAAAACAACGGCGCGATCCTGCGCGTCCGCGACGAAGGACCGGGCCTGACGCAGGAGGACCTCGACCGCGTCTTCGGCAAGGGGCAGCAGCTCAGCGCGAAGCCCACGGGCGGCGAGCATTCCACCGGACTGGGGCTGTACATCGTCAAGCAACTCATCGAACAGCACGAGGGCGAGGTGGGGGTCGAGAGCGTCGCCGGCGAGGGCGCCACCTTCTGGTTCCGGCTGCCGGTCCTCGAGCCCGAAACCCAGACGGCGTCCTGA
- a CDS encoding J domain-containing protein — MKQYFDILELQPGATPEEVKAAYRDLAKVWHPDRFEGDARLKSKAAEKLAEINDAYEKIRAYQARQRARAEATANQQRPIYPSASEAPPASSPDSSTINRPGGQRPSNGASGAYYSGYRRPTNGQNGRRRPAERPSNASTFNAFRDDAKQNNWTGANPSSSHTKSRGWTPAASLTHRRATIQYGRYGNAYSNPYRRTRKKRSPVVLYLSVGILLILGFAAILFFTERNDRVAETRSWVDEMEREAATRKLAQPAVAQGAVIPDTDTSSVWPIDPAGAAEDEPRNTTRRRLAPAVPAGYFTLGSSKAEVLAAQGQPDIIVRDNLYRYGYSSVVFDNDRVVGWHQAPDHPLMVRLLPFIYRDVEYFTVGSTRDEIISIHGTPDHFGEDGRELMYGKSRITFERGRVVNWHQAPENPLNARLMPGSRTSATYFTLRSTKDEVIAAQGSPDSFNENTLHYGYSTVSFRDGHVIGWHASPSNPLNVILEPSRPTSTKYFSIGSTRDEVIAVQGTPDQYTERMFKYGHSTVSFENDRVVSYYPSAASPLKIKIDTGEDR; from the coding sequence ATGAAGCAATACTTCGACATACTTGAGCTGCAACCCGGCGCTACACCCGAAGAGGTGAAAGCGGCGTACCGGGATCTGGCCAAGGTCTGGCACCCTGACCGGTTCGAAGGAGATGCGCGTCTAAAATCGAAGGCCGCAGAAAAGCTCGCGGAGATCAATGATGCGTACGAGAAGATCCGAGCCTATCAGGCCCGGCAGCGTGCGCGCGCGGAAGCGACGGCCAATCAGCAGCGTCCCATCTACCCCTCGGCATCTGAAGCGCCGCCGGCGTCTTCGCCCGATTCGAGCACGATCAACCGGCCCGGAGGCCAGCGTCCGTCGAACGGCGCGTCCGGCGCGTACTATAGCGGATACCGGCGGCCTACGAATGGCCAGAATGGACGCCGGCGCCCTGCTGAACGCCCATCCAACGCGAGTACCTTCAATGCGTTTCGCGACGACGCAAAACAAAATAACTGGACCGGCGCAAACCCCTCCTCGTCGCACACCAAGTCGCGCGGATGGACGCCTGCCGCGTCCCTGACGCATCGCCGCGCCACGATCCAGTATGGCCGCTACGGAAACGCTTACAGCAACCCGTATCGCCGCACCCGCAAGAAACGCAGCCCGGTGGTGCTCTACCTCTCCGTCGGCATCCTGCTGATCCTGGGCTTCGCCGCCATCCTCTTTTTCACCGAGCGCAACGACCGCGTCGCGGAGACCCGGAGCTGGGTCGACGAAATGGAGCGCGAAGCCGCCACCCGCAAGCTGGCCCAGCCGGCCGTGGCGCAAGGCGCCGTCATTCCGGACACCGATACCTCGAGCGTCTGGCCGATCGACCCGGCCGGCGCGGCGGAAGATGAACCCCGCAACACGACGCGGCGCCGGCTGGCGCCGGCCGTGCCGGCGGGCTACTTCACGCTCGGCTCCTCCAAGGCCGAAGTCCTCGCCGCACAGGGACAGCCGGACATCATCGTCCGCGACAACCTCTACCGCTACGGCTACTCGTCCGTCGTCTTCGACAACGACCGCGTCGTCGGCTGGCACCAGGCGCCGGACCACCCGCTTATGGTCCGGCTGCTACCGTTCATCTACCGCGATGTCGAGTACTTCACCGTCGGCTCGACCCGCGACGAGATCATCTCCATTCACGGGACGCCCGACCACTTCGGCGAGGACGGCCGCGAACTGATGTACGGCAAGTCCCGCATCACGTTCGAACGGGGCCGCGTCGTAAACTGGCACCAGGCGCCGGAGAACCCGCTCAACGCCCGCCTCATGCCGGGCTCGCGCACCAGCGCGACGTATTTCACGCTGCGCTCGACGAAAGACGAAGTCATCGCCGCGCAGGGCAGCCCGGACAGCTTCAACGAAAACACGCTCCATTACGGGTATTCGACCGTCTCTTTCCGCGACGGCCATGTCATCGGATGGCATGCCTCGCCATCCAACCCGCTCAACGTCATCCTCGAGCCGTCGCGGCCGACGAGCACGAAGTATTTCTCGATCGGATCGACCCGGGACGAGGTGATCGCCGTGCAGGGTACGCCGGACCAGTACACTGAGCGCATGTTCAAATACGGTCACTCGACCGTCTCCTTCGAAAACGATCGCGTGGTGAGCTACTACCCGTCCGCCGCCTCGCCGCTCAAGATCAAGATCGACACCGGCGAAGACCGGTGA